From Vanessa tameamea isolate UH-Manoa-2023 chromosome 26, ilVanTame1 primary haplotype, whole genome shotgun sequence, one genomic window encodes:
- the LOC113393745 gene encoding growth/differentiation factor 8-like — MVAEFFRLPRENLAIVVRVQDSKNRISLVVPHPSSESNNALMPYIEVSLRDNSHKRTRRMIGMDCTENSKEARCCRYPLSVNFEEFGWDWIIAPKQYDANYCSGECPYSFLQKYPHTHLVHLAAPQGSGGPCCAPRRMSSISMLYFDHDLNIIYGTIPGMVVESCGCS; from the exons ATGGTTGCGGAATTCTTTAGGTTGCCGAGGGAGAATCTAGCGATAGTAGTGAGAGTACAAGACTCGAAGAATAGGATAAGCTTGGTTGTGCCGCATCCGAGCTCAGAATCAAATAATGCGTTG ATGCCATATATAGAAGTAAGCCTAAGAGACAATTCGCACAAGAGAACCCGGAGAATGATCGGGATGGACTGCACTGAAAACTCCAAAGAGGCTCGGTGTTGCAGGTACCCGCTCTCAGTCAACTTCGAAGAGTTCGGCTGGGACTGGATTATCGCCCCCAAGCAGTACGATGCCAACTACTGCAGCGGCGAATGCCCTTACAGTTTTCTGCAGAAATATCCCCATACTCATTTAGTCCATTTGGCCGCTCCCCAAGGCAGCGGTGGCCCGTGCTGCGCCCCAAGAAGAATGAGCAGTATTTCTATGCTGTACTTCGACCACGATTTGAACATCATCTACGGAACTATTCCTGGCATGGTCGTCGAGAGCTGTGGCTGCTCATAG